The Bradyrhizobium guangxiense genomic sequence ATCGTGTTCTCGCGGCCGATCATGTCGGAGATCCAGCCGAAGAATGGACGCGTCAGGCCATTGAGCACGCGGTCGATCGTGGCCGCGAACGTCACTGCGGTCATCGTCACCGCCATCAGCGTCACCGGCACGTTGTCGACCTTCCAGTCGGCCGCGATCGGCTTCAGGTTGGCCGTCACCATCAAGCCGCCGGCGCCGACGATCACGAACATGAAGTACATCAGCCAGAAGATCGGCTGACGCAGAACTTCGGTTGGCTGGTAGTTGCGGCGGGGCTGCAGCAGGTTGGCGTTCGCCACCACGTTCGGCACCTGGCCCGCCTTCGGCGCCAGCAGGAAGAAGGCGAGGATGCAGATGATGATGCCTTGGCCGAGGCCGAAATAGAGGAAGGTGGTCTGAAAGCCACTGTCCTTGATCATGGCCTGAATCGGCGCGACGGTCAGCGCGGAGCCTGCACCGAAGCCTGCGGCCGTGATGCCCGCGGCCAGACCGCGCTTGTCCGGAAACCATTTCAACGCGTTGCCGACGCAGGTGCCGTAGACGCCGCCCGCGCCGATACCCGCGATGATCATGCCGAGATAATAGCCGTTGAGCGTGGTGGCCTGCGCGTTGATCGCCCAGCCAATGGCGCAGAGCACGCCGCCGACCAGCACCACGATGCGCGGGCCGTATTTGTCGACGAACCATCCCTCGACCGGCACCAGCCAGGTCTCGAACAGGACGAAGAGGGTGAAGGCCCATTGGATCGACGCGCGATCCCAGCCGAACTTCTTCTGGATGTCAGGGACGAAGAACGTCCAGCCGTATTGATAGTTGGCGATCATCACCATCGCGCCTACACCGATCGCCAATTGCGCCCAGCGATACGTGTCGCTAACGCGCGCGGTTGTAGGGGCGGTTGCCTGCACCATGTCCGTCATAAAGCCTCCCGTGGCGCCTCTAATTTTTATGCGAGCGCTGGAGTGGCATTCTTGTATGCATTATGCCAAGCTTCAAGCGCTGGTCCGGCCACCGTGCGCAAATGTCGCAGGCCTTGCCGGCTGCGGCTGTGACTCGGGACAGTGCAAGTAGAAATGGCCCCGCGTTGCGGGGCCATTCATCAAAAGTAGCATGTGGATCGTTCTGAAACCGCCGCGCTCTGCGGCAGCGCGGGAAAGTGCCGGGGTTACAGGCCGAAACGCGGCAGGTCGCCGTTGTGATTCGAAATCTCGGCGCTCGCCATCAGGAAACGGTCCACCGCGGCCAGAAAGCGGGCGAACAGCGAGGAAGGGGGGGCGAAGGCGACGGAAGCGGTCTTGGACATCGGAATTCCCTTTCTTGAGACGGACAGGCTTGGCGTCTCGTTTCGGGGGACAATTTATGTATACCAGATGCCAGCGTCTACGTATTTGTTTGCATAGCAGCATGCGGCGCGCCGCATTGCAACATTATAGCGGGTTAATGTGACCGATTCGGGCCTAAATCGCTCGGAAAGTCAGGTCGTGGTCCGCTCGGACGCGCAACGATGCGGAATCAAGGGCAAACGACGCGCCCTGAGGCGGGAACCGGGACAGAACAAGGCCTAAGGGCTTGGCAGGTTCAAGGCTTGGCAGGGTCATGCAAAGCGGCTAGTGGTCCGCCCCCTTATCCAATCAACTGTCAGAGTGGTTCATGTCGAGCGCCTCGCCCGCCGTCTCGATCGGCATCGATTTTGGGACCAGCAATACGGTCGTCGCCCTTGCGGCCGACGACCGCCGGGTCGAGGCCATCCGCTTCGACCACGGCGGACAGCGCCACAGCGTCTACGTGTCGGCGCTGTGCTTCTGGGAGGACCGGCCGGGCGCCGGCGCCCAGGCCGAGGGCGGCCCCTGGGCGATCGAGCAGTTCCTCGAAGGGCGTCACGTCTACCGTTTCCTGCAGTCGTTCAAGACTTTCGCCGCGAGCAGCAGCTTCAACACCACGCAAGTCTTCCGGCAGCGTTTCAAGTTCGAGGACATCCTGGCCGCGTTCCTGCGGACATTGGCGCGCCATGGCGGCGAGAAGTTCGGCTTCGAGACCTCGACCATCACGGTCGGCCGCCCCGTCCGCTTTGCCGGCGGCAATCCCGACGAGGCGCTGGCGATGCAGCGCTACCACGCCGCCTTCGAGCGCCTCGGGGCCGGCCACGCGCGCTATGTCTACGAGCCCGTAGGCGCGGCGTTCTCCTTTGCCCGAAGGCTGGAGCGCGATGC encodes the following:
- the oxlT gene encoding oxalate/formate MFS antiporter, which gives rise to MTDMVQATAPTTARVSDTYRWAQLAIGVGAMVMIANYQYGWTFFVPDIQKKFGWDRASIQWAFTLFVLFETWLVPVEGWFVDKYGPRIVVLVGGVLCAIGWAINAQATTLNGYYLGMIIAGIGAGGVYGTCVGNALKWFPDKRGLAAGITAAGFGAGSALTVAPIQAMIKDSGFQTTFLYFGLGQGIIICILAFFLLAPKAGQVPNVVANANLLQPRRNYQPTEVLRQPIFWLMYFMFVIVGAGGLMVTANLKPIAADWKVDNVPVTLMAVTMTAVTFAATIDRVLNGLTRPFFGWISDMIGRENTMFIAFGMEGLGIWMLYLWGHDPVWFVLLSGFVFFAWGEIYSLFPSTCTDTFGAKFATTNAGLLYTAKGTAALLVPIANYMQQSSGTWDSVFIIAAGANILASLLAIALLKPWRKVVVAKSTI